From Sphingomonas bisphenolicum, one genomic window encodes:
- a CDS encoding glucose 1-dehydrogenase, with protein MMRLKGKVAIITGAAQGMGAAHARRFVAEGAKTLFTDINEAAGAALSEELGDNALFVKQDVTNETDWRMVIETAERHFGPVSALVNNAGIIGPVAKAADLSEADFLKVCAINQTSVFLGIKHAVPSMIRAGGGAIVNISSISGIVAIYGTPNVAYAASKFAVRGITKQAAIEYGEHAIRVNSVHPGYIRTPMMTQALDDDQIRIASGSVPIRRVGEVEDVSNLVVFLASDEAGFITGTEYIIDGGLTAL; from the coding sequence ATGATGCGATTGAAGGGCAAGGTGGCGATCATCACCGGCGCGGCACAGGGCATGGGCGCTGCACATGCCCGCCGCTTCGTGGCCGAAGGCGCCAAAACATTGTTCACCGACATCAACGAAGCCGCCGGCGCTGCGCTGTCCGAAGAGTTGGGCGACAATGCCCTTTTCGTGAAGCAGGATGTGACGAACGAAACGGACTGGCGGATGGTCATCGAAACGGCCGAGCGACATTTCGGCCCGGTCAGCGCTCTCGTCAACAATGCCGGCATCATCGGGCCCGTGGCCAAGGCGGCCGACCTGTCCGAAGCCGATTTCCTGAAGGTATGCGCGATCAACCAGACGTCCGTCTTCTTGGGCATCAAACATGCCGTCCCGTCGATGATACGCGCCGGCGGCGGCGCCATCGTCAATATCTCGTCCATTTCCGGCATCGTCGCCATCTACGGCACGCCCAACGTCGCCTACGCCGCCAGTAAATTCGCGGTCCGCGGCATCACCAAACAGGCAGCGATCGAATATGGCGAACATGCGATCCGCGTGAACTCCGTCCACCCCGGCTATATCCGCACGCCGATGATGACGCAGGCGCTGGACGACGATCAGATCAGGATCGCCAGCGGATCGGTGCCGATCCGGCGTGTGGGCGAAGTAGAGGACGTGTCGAACCTGGTCGTCTTCCTCGCGTCCGACGAAGCCGGCTTCATCACCGGCACCGAATATATCATCGATGGCGGGCTGACCGCCCTTTGA